The genomic interval GATCAGGGGCGCACCGCAGTCCTTGTGAACAACCAAGGATTGACAATCATGCTGACCTCGAAGCGAACGCCACCGTTCAGCTTGAGGCAACTCACCGCGTTTGGCCTGAAGCCAGAACGATTTCAGATCCTCGTCGCAAAAGGAGTCAACGCCCCACTCGCGGCCTATCATGAGGTCTGCCCAAGCATCCTGCGCGTCAACACACGGGGTGTCACCGTCGCAGATATGACCCAACTTCCCTATCAAAAGCGACGCCGACCCATGTTTCCGTTCGAAGTGACGACAAGCTGGCTGAATTGAGAGCTCATTCCAAAAGGAGTACTTTCATCCAAGCGTACTGCCAGCCGCGCGACGACTGGGTCCCCGTCGCATGAATTCCTCCAATCCTTGCAGCACAGTCACGTTCATCACGGCCATGACGCCAAAATCGTTTCACGCAGAAATCGGATGTATCGATCATGACCTGTTTGCAATCGAAGCGTCCAAGGACCACTCATGTCCAGCAGTGATGAGATCCTTCAACCTCGCAATTCCGATACGCTGCCAATCGCCACGCAGTTCAGTCAGGTGATCCGTGCTGGATTGCCACTTGAGACGGGACTTCACGCGCTCGCCGAACAAACAAAGTCACACCGGACGAGGGTAGCGTTGCTCGAACTGAGCCAGCGACTTGAACGCGGTGAGCCCTTGGAAGAGGCGGTGACGAAGGCCGAATCTGGCCTTAACCGTCAAATGAAAACGCTGATCGTCGCGGGACTGGAATGCGGCCGATTGGATTCCACTCTTCAATACGGAATCGATCAGGCACAACGCACGGCATCGCTCCGAACGCAGATCTGGTTGGGCCTTTCGTATCCGATCTTCTTGTTCTGGTTCTCCACCTTGATTTGTGGATTCATTTTGACGGTGGTGGTGCCACAACTTGGTTCCGTCTTTAACGACTTGGACGTCAATACACCGCTGATGACCTCGGGACTGCTCAGCGTGTCTGGATTCTTCTCGAAATTCACATGGTTGCCCTGGTTTATCTTGATTGCTGGAGGACTTGCAGGACTGGCGGCGATTATATCCGCAGGACTCTTTGGATGGGGTCGGAGATGGGCCACGTCACTTCCGTTAATCGGCCGTAGTTTTCGGCTCGCATCGTTAATGGACTTCTGCCAGATTCTTTCTCTACTGACAGAGTCAGGACTGCCGTTCTCGCGAGCTTTGCACTTCGCTGGCGAAGCCAGTGACGATCCATGGCTGACACGTAAATGCGACCGGATGATCAAGAGTCTCCAAGAAGGAGCAACAGCCGAGGAAGCGGCAATCAAGATTCAATTTCCGAGCACATTGTGCCAAGCCTTTCGCGGGGTCAGTTCGTCATCCGCATTCGTTGATTCAATGCGAGGTCTGGCCGATATTTTCGCTGCCCAGTCGCAGGTGACGCTCACCGTCGCCAATGGAATGATTGCCCAATTGGCGATTTATGTCGTCCTGGGTTGCGCTGGATTCATCGGTGGTATCCTGTTCGCAACGTTGATTCACCTGCTTCGATCAATGACTGGTTGATCCGTGAGGAATCGAGATTCATTTGATGAGCACGATTTTACTAATCAGCCTGCCATACGGACTGCTCGTCTCGGCGATCTTGTTGCGCGCCGTCGTTTCCGTACAACGTGACTCGGTTGCGGCGGAGAAACGCCGGATATTGTTGCTACGCGCCAGCGTCGTATTAATGGCTCTCGCTTTGGTCGGCATGTCGATTTTGGCCGTCAACGGTTACGCCGTGGGAGTGATCGGGCTGATTTTGGGACTCTCTGTATGTGTCTCCATCATCTACGCCGAGATTCGTTTCGCAGGCGTTCAGAATCGAGCACGCGAGGCAGAGTTGTTATGGGTTCTCGCGACCGCGGTGAAATTGGGGCGCCCGCTGGCCGCCGAAGTAGATGCCTATGCGCGTGGAACGACGGGACGCCGTCACCGCCTGCTGACCGCGATGGCCGACCGGCTTCATGATGGTCAATCACTCACCGAACTCGCGGTTCCACAAGGCCTGCTGCCCGATTCGGCGACGATGCAGATCCACTCGGGAGTCCTGGCGAATTCGCTACAGGAATCGCTTTCCACAACGGCCGCTCGTGCGACTCGTGAACTGGCCGAAGATCAAAAATCGAATCTTGGGGGAAGCAGCCTGGCCTACCCGCTGATGTTGATCTCGGTGGCATTCCTCGTCATCGGGTTCATCATGTACTACATCATTCCGAAGTACCTTAGGATCTTCGAAGATTTCAACACGGAGTTACCCGACGTCACTGAGTCGCTCGTTCATGCTTCAAACATCGTCGCTCGTCACTGGGCGATCATGGGGCTTCCCCTTTTTGTCTACATTCCGGCCTCACTTCTAATCCTGGTGGGATTTGCCGAGTACTATAGCTGGCCGATCTTACTCCAGTCGATTCTCGGTCGTTGGTTCATTCGGTGGCACACGCCGGATGTTCTGCGATCGCTGGCGCAAGGCATCGCGCAACGCATCCCCTTGGATCAGGCGCTCGATCCGATCGTTCGATTTGCGGGCCCGCTGAAACTTCGCCGACAGCTTGGACTGGCCCTGGATGATATTCGAGACGGCGATCCCTGTTGGCAAACGCTGCAGTCGCGCGGAATTTTGTCTTCGGCGGAAACTTATGTGCTGGAGTCTGCCGAACGTGCCGGCAATCTACCTTGGGTGCTTCAAACGCTGGCGGACAATCTTGATCGGCGGCGCTTGTTCCGAATTCGAACATGGCTTGAGTTCCTGCAACCGATCGCACTGGTCATTGTTGGATTGGCCATCGGGTGTCTCATCGTCGCCTTGTTCCTACCAGTGTTGAAGCTTTTGAACGACTGTGCATGACAACCGTCAGCCCACGGATGAGATGAAAGCCACCTGAAAGCATGCTGACTATGATCCGAATTTCGCCGCCGCCTGCCGCCATCGACAGAGACGATCGGTTCACTCACTCGATATCGCATCCTCGCGGATTCACTCTGATCGAATTGATCGGCGCATGCGTTTTGCTGGCAATCCTGCTTTCAACCGCCGTTCCGATGTTTGCCATCGTCGCGCGCGAAAGGCGGACGACTGAGCAGCGGCAGTTCGCATTGCAGCATGCCGTCAATCTTTTGGAGCAGACCCGACAACTTGGTTGGTCAGAACTCGACCCCGGAGAATTGTCCGTCCCCGACGTTGACGCACATTTGAAAGCGATCTTGCCTGGCGTCGAACAGTCATTGATCGTCCAGGCAATTGAGGACGAGAGCGAGTCACGTCAGATCGTGGCGACCGTGCGCTGGAAGGATCGAGGCGACCAATTTGTCACACCGATTCGAATGTCGTACTGGGTCTCTCATTCAAAGGAGACTCCACGATGACGATGATCACTCGTCACCATTCACGAAACCAAATTGGGGCCCGACGCCGTCGAAGGGCACGATCTAAGGACGATTGCCAGATCCATTTTCGATGGGGGCTGACCATGCTCGAAATGATCGTTGCGTCGTCAATGCTGTCCGTCGTCATAATGCTTACGGGAATCACGTTCCATCTGTTAATGCGATCTGAAAGGATGGCATCAGAATCTTTTGTCATGGAACGAGTTATCTCAAAAATCGCAACCGATTTTCGCAATGATGTCCATCGCGCGAAATCAGGCACAATGCCGATTTCGGGTGAGCGTCTCCATCGAGAGCTCGACCTGGATCTGGGAGAGGGAACACATATCCGATATCAGGCCGATCAACATCGTCTGACAAGAGAGCTTGTCAAAGGCGACACGGTCATGGCGCGTGAGGACTTTCGCCTCCCAGACTGTCAACCGCATCTATCGCCAGAATTCCCGGCCAACCCCAATCTAAGAACCCTGAGCATCGAGCGCCCCAGCAGTACGATCACTCGGG from Schlesneria paludicola DSM 18645 carries:
- a CDS encoding type II secretion system F family protein, whose translation is MSSSDEILQPRNSDTLPIATQFSQVIRAGLPLETGLHALAEQTKSHRTRVALLELSQRLERGEPLEEAVTKAESGLNRQMKTLIVAGLECGRLDSTLQYGIDQAQRTASLRTQIWLGLSYPIFLFWFSTLICGFILTVVVPQLGSVFNDLDVNTPLMTSGLLSVSGFFSKFTWLPWFILIAGGLAGLAAIISAGLFGWGRRWATSLPLIGRSFRLASLMDFCQILSLLTESGLPFSRALHFAGEASDDPWLTRKCDRMIKSLQEGATAEEAAIKIQFPSTLCQAFRGVSSSSAFVDSMRGLADIFAAQSQVTLTVANGMIAQLAIYVVLGCAGFIGGILFATLIHLLRSMTG
- a CDS encoding type II secretion system F family protein; translated protein: MSTILLISLPYGLLVSAILLRAVVSVQRDSVAAEKRRILLLRASVVLMALALVGMSILAVNGYAVGVIGLILGLSVCVSIIYAEIRFAGVQNRAREAELLWVLATAVKLGRPLAAEVDAYARGTTGRRHRLLTAMADRLHDGQSLTELAVPQGLLPDSATMQIHSGVLANSLQESLSTTAARATRELAEDQKSNLGGSSLAYPLMLISVAFLVIGFIMYYIIPKYLRIFEDFNTELPDVTESLVHASNIVARHWAIMGLPLFVYIPASLLILVGFAEYYSWPILLQSILGRWFIRWHTPDVLRSLAQGIAQRIPLDQALDPIVRFAGPLKLRRQLGLALDDIRDGDPCWQTLQSRGILSSAETYVLESAERAGNLPWVLQTLADNLDRRRLFRIRTWLEFLQPIALVIVGLAIGCLIVALFLPVLKLLNDCA
- a CDS encoding pilus assembly FimT family protein, producing MIRISPPPAAIDRDDRFTHSISHPRGFTLIELIGACVLLAILLSTAVPMFAIVARERRTTEQRQFALQHAVNLLEQTRQLGWSELDPGELSVPDVDAHLKAILPGVEQSLIVQAIEDESESRQIVATVRWKDRGDQFVTPIRMSYWVSHSKETPR